The Fimbriimonas ginsengisoli Gsoil 348 genome window below encodes:
- a CDS encoding type II secretion system protein GspD: MNTILAAGILALATQGSGTTVTPIQTGVTAPITLNFSQTDVGQIFRTIGLLSGANIIYSGAEKLPVTLHFVAANADEAVRGTTAAAGLSYRRVGKIYVVAKAEAMRQALTPFAERARIKADGITPDFVKSLQDLLPHATVTGGNSEITVVGIPDDIKLARELITDRPVQAPKEARLAEVVSLGVASAKQVAIVLTELYPDVKTSVLADGQGGGGSIALIGSPAGVAEAKAKAIQLDSITPSAASLPVVEMYDVRYASAVTILAFLQEATPSVQATIAPPTYIPSGVAGRGSLANVSGASVGGASQTSSGPSGGSGIGGGQGPSDSAGGGASGGPGAGGSSTSTAYDRSTRIVLKGRRDDVSNALALLAKVDTKPLQVVIDVRIVDASPTDIEKVGLKYSWQPLQFFDIAPGTDTNTLTHISHTPGVGQIGRLPFNLLAVLDLMVQKTDAKLMANPSMQVMNNEEANFFIGDELSFPISTNGALGSQNVQLEKFNIGIGLNVRPRVNADGNITLRLNPVVQTLTSITNGLPQTASRDAKTVVMVQDGETVVIGGLIRDEDTRTISEVPFLSKLPIVGQLFRHNDRNHRRSNIIVTVTPHIVKDAQDKK, translated from the coding sequence ATGAACACCATCCTCGCCGCCGGTATCTTGGCCTTGGCCACTCAGGGTTCGGGAACGACCGTTACACCCATTCAAACCGGAGTGACCGCCCCGATTACTCTGAACTTTTCGCAGACCGACGTGGGCCAAATCTTTCGCACCATCGGTCTCTTGAGCGGAGCGAACATTATTTACTCGGGAGCCGAGAAGCTTCCGGTCACTCTGCACTTCGTGGCGGCAAACGCCGACGAGGCGGTGCGAGGGACGACGGCCGCCGCCGGGCTCTCCTACCGGCGGGTCGGCAAGATCTACGTGGTGGCGAAAGCGGAGGCGATGCGCCAGGCACTAACGCCGTTCGCCGAGCGGGCGCGAATCAAGGCAGACGGCATCACTCCGGATTTTGTGAAGTCGCTCCAGGATCTTCTTCCACATGCCACCGTCACCGGGGGAAACAGCGAAATTACGGTCGTCGGCATCCCCGACGACATCAAGCTGGCTCGCGAGTTGATCACCGACCGGCCCGTGCAAGCTCCGAAGGAGGCTCGCCTCGCGGAGGTCGTTAGCCTGGGGGTCGCGTCGGCGAAGCAGGTTGCCATCGTTCTCACCGAGCTCTATCCGGACGTGAAGACCTCGGTGCTCGCCGATGGCCAGGGCGGCGGCGGATCGATCGCGCTGATCGGAAGCCCCGCGGGTGTTGCGGAAGCGAAAGCGAAGGCGATCCAACTCGACTCAATTACCCCGTCCGCCGCTTCCCTGCCGGTGGTGGAGATGTACGACGTCCGGTACGCGAGCGCCGTCACCATCCTAGCCTTTCTCCAGGAGGCGACCCCGAGCGTTCAAGCAACCATCGCTCCGCCCACCTATATTCCGAGCGGAGTCGCCGGACGCGGGTCGCTTGCGAACGTTAGCGGGGCTAGCGTCGGAGGAGCCAGTCAAACGAGCTCCGGACCTTCCGGCGGTTCGGGCATTGGCGGCGGCCAGGGACCTAGCGACTCGGCTGGCGGCGGGGCCTCCGGCGGCCCCGGAGCCGGCGGGTCATCGACCTCCACAGCCTATGATCGCTCAACGAGGATTGTCCTAAAGGGCCGCCGCGACGATGTCAGCAACGCCTTGGCTTTACTTGCCAAGGTCGACACCAAGCCGCTCCAGGTGGTGATCGACGTGCGCATCGTCGACGCTTCGCCGACCGACATTGAAAAGGTTGGCCTTAAATACAGTTGGCAGCCGCTTCAGTTCTTCGACATTGCGCCAGGCACCGACACGAATACCTTAACCCATATCTCTCACACCCCCGGCGTGGGGCAGATTGGCAGGCTTCCGTTCAACTTACTGGCCGTCCTCGACCTCATGGTGCAGAAAACGGATGCCAAGCTCATGGCGAATCCAAGTATGCAGGTGATGAACAACGAGGAAGCGAACTTCTTTATCGGCGACGAGCTGAGCTTTCCGATCAGCACGAACGGTGCTTTAGGTTCCCAGAACGTTCAGTTGGAAAAGTTCAACATCGGCATCGGACTTAACGTCCGGCCACGCGTCAATGCGGATGGCAATATCACCCTCCGTCTGAACCCGGTCGTACAGACTCTGACCAGCATTACCAACGGCCTCCCACAAACCGCCTCCCGTGATGCGAAGACGGTAGTGATGGTCCAGGACGGCGAGACGGTGGTTATCGGCGGGCTGATCCGCGACGAAGACACCCGCACCATCTCGGAAGTCCCATTTCTCAGCAAACTGCCGATCGTGGGTCAACTTTTCCGGCACAACGACCGAAACCATAGACGGAGCAACATCATCGTGACGGTTACGCCCCACATCGTAAAGGACGCTCAGGATAAGAAATGA
- a CDS encoding DUF4434 domain-containing protein — translation MNSLPRISGTFLDEITHDIPSQNWGERQWRREFELYKKIGIDTVIIIRAGYGNKCIFPAKSLPNLLPVYEDLGEIFFTLADEIGLNVYFGTYDSGFHWMRGAWWNEVEVNKAFITEAAERYGRHASFKGWYLCHETSRNASNIIELFNHMGRFCKETKDVPVLISPFPQGAKQFSGGNVMSLDESFEHWERIFSETQGAYDICAFQDGQIHYQELPRFIQGIGELGKRHGVTIWSNLETFDRDMPIKFPPADWRYLRYKLEAAAPVAEKVITFEFPHFMSPHSSYPSAHHLFERYCENVGITL, via the coding sequence ATGAACTCCCTTCCCCGGATATCCGGCACGTTTCTCGACGAGATCACCCACGACATTCCCTCGCAGAACTGGGGAGAGCGGCAGTGGCGGCGTGAGTTCGAGCTCTACAAGAAGATCGGCATCGACACCGTGATCATCATTCGGGCCGGATATGGCAACAAGTGCATCTTCCCCGCCAAATCGCTGCCGAATCTGCTCCCGGTATATGAGGACCTCGGCGAGATCTTTTTCACGCTAGCCGACGAGATCGGGTTGAACGTTTACTTCGGCACTTACGATTCCGGATTCCATTGGATGCGCGGGGCGTGGTGGAATGAGGTGGAGGTCAACAAGGCGTTTATCACGGAGGCGGCGGAGCGGTACGGGCGCCACGCCAGCTTCAAAGGGTGGTATCTGTGCCATGAGACGAGCCGTAACGCCTCTAACATCATCGAGCTGTTCAATCACATGGGCCGGTTCTGCAAAGAGACCAAGGACGTACCCGTTCTGATCTCGCCGTTCCCTCAGGGGGCCAAGCAGTTCAGCGGCGGGAACGTGATGTCACTCGACGAGTCGTTCGAGCATTGGGAGCGGATCTTCTCCGAGACGCAAGGCGCTTACGACATCTGCGCGTTTCAGGATGGCCAGATCCACTATCAAGAGCTTCCCCGCTTCATCCAGGGGATCGGCGAGCTTGGGAAACGGCACGGGGTGACGATCTGGTCCAATTTGGAGACGTTCGACCGCGACATGCCGATCAAATTCCCGCCGGCGGATTGGCGTTATCTGCGCTACAAGCTGGAAGCAGCCGCGCCGGTGGCGGAGAAGGTCATCACGTTCGAGTTCCCGCACTTTATGTCGCCCCACTCCTCGTATCCCTCGGCGCACCATCTGTTCGAGCGGTATTGCGAGAACGTGGGCATCACCCTATAG
- a CDS encoding Stp1/IreP family PP2C-type Ser/Thr phosphatase, with protein sequence MDEITAEYAQDQLGTAIELRVRPRTTIAAKTDLGRVRQNNEDKFEYFVSEDPRVLASRGHVYVLCDGMGGHEAGEIASDLTVKTFIDVYLSHPASEATTAMAAAVTAANRFVLDNARTFPKRRGMGTTLTALILLQDQAYTVNVGDSRSYRLRNGELLRLTMDHTVIEEYVRSGLLTPEQAETHPHKHVLTRAIGGDADVRPDIEAYDLKVGDTFLLCSDGVMNHVSDDHIGEILRTKSPAEAAWNIVGQALLGGGTDNTTVIVVRVDDLEDVGSTNAEAE encoded by the coding sequence ATGGATGAGATCACCGCCGAATACGCCCAGGACCAATTAGGGACCGCCATCGAGCTTCGCGTGCGACCCCGCACTACGATCGCCGCTAAAACGGACCTCGGCCGCGTGCGGCAGAACAACGAGGACAAGTTCGAGTATTTCGTCAGCGAGGACCCTCGGGTGCTGGCCTCGCGCGGCCACGTCTATGTCCTTTGCGATGGGATGGGCGGGCACGAGGCGGGCGAAATCGCCAGCGACCTCACGGTGAAGACATTCATCGACGTGTACCTGAGCCACCCCGCGTCGGAGGCGACGACTGCGATGGCGGCGGCGGTCACCGCGGCGAACCGGTTCGTCCTCGACAACGCCCGGACCTTCCCCAAGCGGCGGGGAATGGGGACGACGCTGACCGCGCTCATTCTTCTGCAAGACCAGGCGTACACCGTCAATGTCGGGGACAGCCGCAGCTATCGGCTGCGTAATGGCGAGCTCTTGCGGCTGACGATGGATCACACGGTGATCGAAGAGTACGTTCGCTCGGGCCTGCTGACCCCTGAGCAGGCGGAGACTCACCCTCACAAGCACGTTCTCACCCGCGCCATCGGCGGGGATGCCGATGTCCGTCCGGATATCGAGGCGTACGACCTGAAGGTCGGCGACACGTTCCTGCTGTGCAGCGACGGCGTGATGAACCACGTCAGCGACGATCACATCGGTGAGATTCTTCGCACCAAGTCCCCGGCCGAGGCCGCTTGGAATATCGTCGGCCAAGCGCTGCTAGGCGGCGGCACCGACAACACCACGGTGATCGTCGTGCGAGTGGACGATCTCGAGGATGTAGGTTCGACCAACGCCGAAGCCGAGTAA
- a CDS encoding DUF7684 family protein, which yields MSERAPRGKFNWGIERVFEHFYFPHMEEVRLEFEPRVLMILMDARPIAEDRLQRFAQRLMDAGVIFFVCWGPGCKRMHDAADWARSAETLEALRRGEDPEEVFEARNPIIMTTYHYPHDEEVEQTAEFWCRFCYPPAAWGPVRTWTSVVIGNEEWHDRLVHHIETRPLSRLERGLSPEPPGEETE from the coding sequence GTGTCAGAGAGAGCGCCTCGCGGAAAATTCAACTGGGGCATCGAGCGTGTCTTTGAGCACTTCTACTTCCCCCACATGGAGGAAGTGCGGCTGGAGTTCGAGCCGCGGGTTCTGATGATTCTGATGGACGCTCGCCCGATCGCGGAGGATCGCCTTCAGCGATTTGCCCAGCGGCTGATGGATGCGGGGGTGATCTTCTTCGTCTGCTGGGGGCCTGGGTGTAAGCGGATGCACGACGCCGCCGACTGGGCCCGGAGCGCCGAGACCCTTGAGGCGCTTAGACGCGGCGAGGACCCGGAAGAGGTCTTCGAGGCACGAAATCCGATCATCATGACCACGTACCACTATCCACATGACGAGGAAGTGGAGCAAACCGCCGAATTCTGGTGCCGGTTCTGCTATCCGCCCGCGGCGTGGGGCCCGGTCCGCACATGGACGAGCGTGGTGATTGGAAACGAAGAATGGCACGACCGCCTCGTCCACCACATCGAAACCCGCCCCCTCTCTCGCCTCGAACGAGGCCTATCCCCGGAGCCGCCAGGGGAAGAGACGGAGTGA
- a CDS encoding DNA-3-methyladenine glycosylase I yields the protein MSPPLTRCSWAVSDLMARYHDEEWGIPCHDDDRLFEMLSLEGAQAGLSWETVLKKREGYRQEYHGFRIARVAEMTPDDVERILQNPGVIRHRGKLESVVSNAKAVIEIQREYGSLSTYLWSFVGNAPIVNRESALASTPESDAMSKALKKRGFKFVGSTIVYAFMQACGMADDHSPDCFRAKEQMGVRRKA from the coding sequence ATGTCCCCTCCCCTCACCCGCTGCTCCTGGGCTGTGTCCGATCTGATGGCTCGGTATCACGATGAGGAGTGGGGGATTCCCTGCCACGACGACGATCGGCTCTTTGAGATGCTCTCGTTGGAAGGGGCTCAGGCGGGGTTGAGCTGGGAGACCGTATTGAAGAAGCGGGAGGGGTACCGGCAGGAGTATCACGGCTTCCGGATCGCTCGGGTGGCAGAAATGACTCCCGACGACGTGGAGAGGATCCTTCAGAACCCGGGCGTCATTCGGCACCGAGGGAAGCTGGAAAGCGTCGTGTCGAACGCCAAGGCCGTGATCGAGATTCAGAGGGAATATGGCTCGTTGTCCACCTACCTTTGGAGCTTTGTCGGCAATGCGCCGATCGTCAATCGGGAGTCGGCCCTGGCAAGCACGCCGGAGTCGGATGCGATGAGCAAGGCACTCAAGAAGCGGGGATTCAAGTTCGTCGGCTCGACGATCGTGTACGCCTTCATGCAAGCCTGCGGCATGGCCGACGACCATTCGCCGGATTGCTTTCGTGCGAAGGAGCAGATGGGCGTGAGGCGTAAGGCGTGA
- a CDS encoding lipocalin family protein, protein MKFFRFGLPVACAVALVAMGCGGGSFIDNDRSNGLSGTWVLDSMLVNGTTVTCPGNATLPGFDIGCSRYTVVYTTAGQFTQKSADGTVTTTGTFNNDGQTLTMNYGSQTISSRITVTNNANTFAIVIPNNGYPVTYTFIRQVV, encoded by the coding sequence ATGAAATTCTTCAGGTTCGGTCTCCCGGTGGCATGCGCGGTCGCACTGGTCGCGATGGGTTGTGGCGGCGGCAGCTTTATCGACAACGACCGTTCCAACGGCCTTAGCGGCACGTGGGTGCTGGACTCGATGCTGGTGAACGGCACTACCGTTACCTGCCCAGGAAATGCGACGCTGCCCGGATTCGACATCGGCTGCAGCCGCTACACGGTCGTCTACACCACGGCGGGGCAGTTCACGCAGAAGTCGGCGGATGGAACGGTCACGACCACCGGCACATTCAACAACGACGGCCAAACCCTGACGATGAACTACGGATCGCAGACGATAAGCAGCCGGATCACCGTCACGAACAACGCCAATACGTTCGCCATCGTCATCCCGAACAACGGGTATCCGGTGACGTACACGTTTATCCGGCAGGTCGTCTAA
- a CDS encoding TrmB family transcriptional regulator, protein MDAVSALTPFGFTGLEAEIYSFLLTESPATGYRIAQGLGKPVANTYKAIQTLQAKGAIVVEEGESRLCRAVPSDELLDRLAKEYDARRIAAKQFLAGLGSPEHDQRIYFIRAYLQAMHRLRTMLGEAEEIALLSAKSSVVQALADDLAAAVARGVEVFVKTDAVVTIPRVETMVSSREDDLLRTVSIVRLVVDGEQHLVGALSEASTEAIWSRHPALSLSQHEGLAAELTLLEIAERLEDGAGPKRLTRALSTVKPASKTPGAKNV, encoded by the coding sequence ATGGATGCGGTTTCGGCGTTGACACCGTTTGGGTTTACCGGCTTAGAGGCGGAGATCTACTCTTTCCTACTCACCGAGTCGCCGGCGACCGGCTATAGGATCGCGCAAGGGTTGGGAAAGCCGGTGGCGAACACCTATAAGGCGATCCAGACGCTGCAGGCAAAGGGGGCGATCGTGGTGGAAGAAGGAGAGTCTCGCCTCTGCCGCGCGGTTCCAAGCGACGAGCTTCTCGACCGTCTGGCGAAGGAATACGATGCGCGGCGTATCGCGGCGAAACAGTTTCTGGCCGGACTTGGCTCGCCGGAACACGATCAGCGGATTTACTTCATCCGCGCCTATTTGCAGGCGATGCATCGGCTGAGGACGATGTTGGGCGAGGCCGAGGAGATCGCCTTGCTTTCCGCAAAGTCCTCGGTGGTCCAGGCGCTAGCCGACGACTTGGCGGCGGCGGTAGCGCGCGGGGTGGAGGTCTTCGTCAAGACGGACGCGGTGGTTACCATTCCGAGGGTCGAGACGATGGTCTCGAGTCGCGAGGACGATCTGCTGCGGACCGTTTCCATCGTGCGCCTCGTCGTCGACGGCGAGCAACACCTCGTGGGCGCCTTGTCGGAAGCCTCTACGGAGGCGATCTGGTCCCGCCATCCGGCGCTGTCGCTGTCGCAACACGAGGGGCTTGCCGCCGAGCTGACGCTGCTGGAGATCGCCGAGCGCCTTGAAGACGGAGCCGGACCCAAGCGACTGACCCGAGCCCTCTCGACGGTTAAGCCGGCCAGCAAGACCCCGGGCGCAAAAAACGTTTAA
- a CDS encoding tetratricopeptide repeat protein, translating into MSSLTPFKLRILGRFLLESDGSEVHLSRPAQQVTALLALAGGTPVSREVLASKVWAEAPPERSRFYLRRILLELRACSAGPAFVFDGDSLTLDQGAVHCALTSLLRKIKRSREPLALTDDEREQIALPLLQGLHGTWLEDARMELSATLAHGLLTASHQRMADRLPDDAIDFLEIAISIEPYNEQLWRALFRAMAGAGNQAQIPSAFKSLRRRLAWDLDLAPSPETDSLVEAILKAPSFRPLSLNGKQLPYTGEPFVGRTDAVATLDSLRNKRAVTIVGVGGMGKTRLASHVAEQREGKVFWFSMGGDSSKSLSAIVAETMGTAVAESTILERLKPLSALLVIDNAESASSEDRRFITAILDACPGVTILATSRELLGIAEEHPFHIQPVRLEAVDPTQPSDAFELLSAYLPKGIAFLDSKVITVIEEICDFLGGVPLALKLAAHKLQGLSPQSVLSGLRQDVSLIDGTRGNHAKSIQAAYEWSFSRLRPGAQRLFSTLSPLEFAWSSDIVSALGFELSDFEELVLSGLVTTNREGLFRSVNPLRQLALRRLDDNLESARNVIDLLVAYFEAKARDVEPPSRALESGIRFSAERLLMRESEVDLRRGRKLAEALVAICESRGDYAIAAKWLDEFVLGRASASDSEMASLLLSRGRCASELYDLSDASKFFERGLAVVSNSDAVTGLEFEFRLEFSRALANQESWARAEQEASLALEIANRLDNPILAARVMERQAYVAGEQRDFETARRLLDECLRIFAMSGDSERLLSTRETLAVMLMNEDRRDEAEQVLRDCDSHRLRAGQDQMRHWILNSLGDIAVRRGDYTSAIAYADEALSILCSQGHGHKRVYALQNQAWAYAGLGDHPKAIELLEEVVAITSLTGMDTSTVHNLTRLVEIYESRGDLFAARAYLARAEQILSRVKSDSLFQRCNELRQRLS; encoded by the coding sequence TGCTCGGCCGGCCCCGCCTTCGTTTTCGATGGCGATTCGCTGACTCTCGACCAGGGCGCCGTCCACTGTGCCCTCACATCCCTTCTCCGAAAGATTAAGCGATCGCGTGAGCCGCTGGCCCTGACCGACGACGAACGCGAGCAAATCGCGCTCCCCCTCCTCCAAGGATTACACGGGACCTGGCTCGAAGATGCCCGCATGGAACTCTCGGCGACCCTCGCGCACGGTCTTCTCACCGCGAGCCACCAACGAATGGCGGATAGGCTCCCGGACGATGCGATCGATTTTTTAGAGATCGCGATTTCCATCGAGCCTTACAACGAGCAACTTTGGAGAGCCCTCTTTCGGGCGATGGCGGGCGCTGGGAACCAGGCCCAGATCCCTTCTGCCTTTAAATCATTACGGAGACGACTCGCTTGGGACCTGGATCTCGCTCCGAGTCCCGAAACGGATTCTCTCGTTGAGGCGATTCTCAAAGCCCCGTCCTTTCGCCCGCTCTCCCTCAATGGCAAGCAACTCCCCTATACCGGGGAACCGTTTGTAGGGCGAACCGACGCGGTGGCGACGCTGGATTCGCTCCGAAATAAACGCGCAGTCACCATCGTGGGAGTCGGGGGGATGGGGAAGACCCGCCTCGCTTCGCATGTCGCCGAACAGAGGGAGGGGAAAGTGTTCTGGTTCTCGATGGGCGGTGACTCGTCGAAATCGCTCAGCGCGATCGTGGCCGAGACGATGGGAACCGCTGTCGCGGAATCGACCATCCTTGAGAGGCTCAAGCCCTTGAGTGCCTTGCTGGTCATCGATAATGCCGAATCGGCTTCCTCCGAAGACCGCAGATTCATTACGGCAATCCTCGACGCATGTCCGGGAGTAACCATCCTGGCAACCAGCCGAGAGCTGTTAGGCATCGCCGAAGAACACCCGTTCCATATTCAACCGGTACGTCTCGAGGCCGTCGATCCAACCCAGCCCTCCGACGCCTTTGAGCTGTTGAGCGCTTATTTACCGAAAGGCATTGCGTTCCTCGACTCCAAAGTGATTACCGTCATCGAAGAGATTTGCGACTTCCTAGGAGGCGTCCCACTTGCGCTCAAGCTTGCCGCCCACAAGCTTCAGGGTCTTTCGCCGCAAAGCGTCCTATCCGGCCTACGGCAGGATGTGAGCCTAATCGACGGTACGCGTGGCAACCACGCAAAGTCCATCCAAGCCGCCTACGAATGGAGCTTCTCTCGCCTGAGGCCGGGCGCCCAACGGCTGTTTTCGACGCTTAGCCCGCTGGAGTTTGCCTGGTCTTCGGATATCGTGTCGGCGCTTGGCTTCGAGCTCTCGGACTTCGAGGAGCTTGTCCTCTCTGGCCTGGTGACTACCAACCGCGAAGGCCTCTTTCGCTCCGTCAACCCCTTGCGCCAGTTAGCACTAAGGCGGTTGGACGACAACCTCGAAAGTGCCAGAAACGTGATCGACCTCCTCGTCGCTTATTTTGAGGCGAAGGCCCGGGACGTCGAGCCGCCATCTCGCGCGTTGGAGTCGGGCATTCGTTTTTCCGCCGAACGGTTGCTGATGCGGGAATCCGAGGTGGATCTTCGCCGCGGAAGAAAGCTGGCCGAAGCCCTCGTGGCGATATGCGAGAGCCGGGGCGACTATGCCATAGCGGCGAAGTGGCTCGATGAGTTTGTGCTTGGACGGGCATCCGCGAGCGATTCGGAAATGGCCTCGCTTCTCCTTAGCCGAGGGCGATGTGCGTCGGAGCTTTATGATCTCTCCGATGCCAGCAAGTTCTTTGAGCGCGGTCTCGCTGTCGTAAGTAACTCCGACGCCGTCACCGGCCTCGAGTTCGAATTCCGGTTGGAATTCTCAAGGGCTCTAGCAAATCAAGAATCCTGGGCCCGCGCCGAGCAAGAGGCAAGTCTCGCCCTGGAAATCGCCAATCGGCTTGACAACCCGATTTTGGCGGCCAGAGTTATGGAGCGCCAAGCCTACGTGGCGGGCGAACAGCGCGACTTCGAAACCGCTCGCCGCTTGTTGGATGAATGCCTGCGAATCTTTGCCATGTCGGGCGATTCCGAACGGTTGCTGTCCACGCGGGAAACGCTCGCCGTGATGTTGATGAACGAGGACCGTCGAGACGAGGCCGAGCAGGTACTGAGAGATTGCGACTCGCATCGCCTTCGCGCCGGGCAAGACCAGATGCGCCACTGGATTCTGAACTCGTTAGGCGATATCGCCGTTCGACGCGGAGACTACACGTCGGCCATCGCCTACGCCGACGAGGCGCTGTCGATCTTGTGCTCGCAGGGGCATGGTCACAAACGTGTTTACGCCCTTCAAAATCAAGCCTGGGCCTACGCGGGGTTGGGCGATCACCCCAAAGCGATCGAGCTCCTCGAGGAGGTCGTTGCGATTACGTCGCTGACCGGGATGGACACCTCGACGGTGCATAACTTGACCCGCCTGGTGGAGATTTACGAGTCGAGAGGAGACCTCTTTGCCGCCCGAGCCTATTTGGCTCGGGCCGAGCAGATCCTGAGCCGAGTGAAATCCGATTCCTTGTTCCAACGCTGCAATGAGCTACGGCAAAGGCTGTCGTGA
- a CDS encoding FHA domain-containing protein — MSDIYKTQMLTGDLNRTQLGAPPTLDPNKTMMGTAPSLNATQTIKPTQCPVCKTFNPAGVMFCVDCGLIFDRALPPDAFGAPAVQLPFLVEQSGREHPLRPGTTVVGREGDIMISDGRASRRHAQLTQNEGAVTVEDLGSTNGTKVNGQALAQGERRSLNGGEKISFGGVEMQLALPGQKGGNTTQVFGSNKTAAISAPPVKEVPPAKLVGEGLSIPLRKGANIFGRKAESDVQISDPYVSGKHGLIEITDDGVYVTDTGSSNGTMLNDAKLVPNMRTQVQPDDVIRLGSKEFRVELATKK; from the coding sequence ATGTCCGACATATACAAGACCCAGATGCTTACCGGGGACCTAAACCGGACCCAACTTGGGGCGCCCCCGACGCTCGACCCCAACAAGACGATGATGGGTACGGCGCCGTCGTTGAACGCGACGCAGACGATCAAGCCGACCCAGTGCCCGGTCTGTAAGACCTTTAACCCGGCCGGCGTCATGTTTTGCGTCGATTGCGGGCTGATTTTCGACCGCGCTCTCCCTCCGGACGCGTTTGGCGCGCCGGCGGTGCAGCTTCCGTTCTTGGTGGAGCAGAGCGGCCGCGAGCATCCGCTGCGGCCCGGAACCACCGTCGTCGGCCGCGAAGGGGACATCATGATCTCCGATGGACGAGCGTCTCGAAGGCACGCGCAGCTCACCCAGAACGAAGGCGCGGTGACCGTGGAGGACCTCGGGTCTACCAACGGCACCAAGGTCAACGGTCAGGCATTGGCTCAGGGGGAGCGGCGCTCGCTGAACGGGGGCGAGAAGATTTCCTTCGGCGGAGTCGAGATGCAACTCGCTTTGCCGGGCCAGAAGGGGGGCAACACCACCCAGGTCTTCGGCTCCAATAAGACGGCGGCGATCTCCGCGCCTCCGGTTAAGGAAGTTCCGCCAGCGAAGCTGGTGGGCGAAGGACTTTCGATACCGCTTCGAAAAGGAGCCAACATCTTTGGCCGGAAGGCGGAGAGCGACGTCCAGATCTCCGATCCCTACGTCTCCGGCAAGCATGGCTTGATCGAGATTACGGACGACGGCGTGTACGTTACCGACACCGGTTCCTCGAACGGCACCATGCTGAACGACGCAAAGCTCGTTCCCAACATGCGAACCCAGGTCCAGCCCGACGACGTCATCCGCCTCGGCAGCAAAGAGTTCCGCGTCGAACTGGCAACGAAAAAGTAG
- a CDS encoding NADH:flavin oxidoreductase/NADH oxidase: MHLFTPMHIREVVLRNRIAVSPMCQYSSEDGFANDWHLVHLGARAVGGAGLVMAEATAVTPDGRISPQDLGIWSDAHVPNLARITKFIRAQGAAAGIQLAHAGRKASTRRPWEPSGVAPEEEGGWSRVVAPSPIPFSDRTLTPEALDVTEIRSVIDAFVQATRRSHEAGFQVVEIHGAHGYLLHQFLSPLSNFRTDEYGGSFENRIRLVCEVTEAVRAAWPNDLPLFLRVSASDWAEGGWKTDDTVRLAKIVQALGVDLIDCSSGGAIPKAEIPVGSGYQVPFSRAVRAAGVPSAAVGLITAPAQADAIIRNGDADMVMIARELLRDPHWPLHAARELGYEISWPVQYERAKD, from the coding sequence ATGCATCTCTTCACGCCCATGCACATCCGAGAGGTCGTGCTGCGAAATCGGATCGCGGTCTCGCCGATGTGCCAATACTCCAGCGAAGACGGGTTCGCCAACGACTGGCATCTGGTGCACCTCGGCGCGCGGGCGGTTGGCGGCGCGGGATTGGTGATGGCGGAGGCGACAGCCGTAACTCCGGATGGACGCATCTCCCCCCAGGACCTCGGCATCTGGAGCGATGCCCACGTGCCGAACCTGGCGCGGATCACGAAGTTTATCAGGGCTCAAGGCGCGGCGGCCGGGATTCAACTTGCTCACGCGGGCCGCAAGGCGAGCACACGGCGGCCATGGGAGCCCTCGGGGGTCGCCCCAGAGGAAGAAGGCGGATGGTCGAGGGTGGTCGCGCCCTCCCCAATACCGTTCAGCGACCGCACGCTTACGCCCGAGGCGCTCGACGTGACCGAGATAAGGTCGGTGATCGACGCGTTCGTCCAGGCCACCCGACGGTCGCACGAGGCCGGTTTCCAGGTAGTTGAGATCCATGGAGCCCACGGGTACTTGCTCCACCAGTTCCTATCTCCCCTCAGCAATTTCCGCACCGACGAATACGGCGGCTCGTTCGAGAACCGCATCCGATTGGTTTGCGAAGTAACCGAAGCCGTGCGAGCCGCGTGGCCGAACGATCTTCCGCTCTTCCTGCGTGTCTCCGCCTCGGACTGGGCAGAAGGGGGTTGGAAAACCGACGACACAGTTCGCCTCGCCAAGATCGTTCAAGCGCTCGGCGTAGACCTCATCGACTGTTCCAGCGGAGGCGCGATCCCGAAAGCTGAGATCCCCGTCGGGTCGGGGTACCAGGTTCCGTTCTCCCGGGCGGTCCGAGCTGCCGGGGTCCCCAGCGCCGCCGTCGGCCTTATTACCGCCCCCGCGCAGGCCGACGCCATCATCCGAAATGGCGACGCCGATATGGTCATGATCGCCCGCGAACTGCTCCGCGACCCCCATTGGCCCCTCCACGCCGCACGAGAGCTAGGCTACGAGATCAGTTGGCCCGTGCAGTACGAGCGCGCCAAAGACTGA